One genomic window of Streptomonospora nanhaiensis includes the following:
- a CDS encoding methyltransferase, producing MSDTSDPATPPRPAPGGTGVPHRAATAARTEVVWDVLRGALARLAPDGGQNADGAGTALDIVDAGGGTGGAAVPLAALGHRVTVVDPSPDSLAALERRAAEAGVRVRALQGETGDLAGLLPPEHAHLVLVHNVLEYVEDPAVALAEVAALTRPGGAVSVLATNAVAGVLHRALGGHLAEARRLLGDPEGRWGANDPMPRRFTADQLVALAEHAGLADTAIRGVRVFADLLPGRVIDGDTQIGADLVELERAAAEHPALSGIATQIHLLARRPA from the coding sequence GTGAGCGACACCTCCGACCCCGCCACCCCGCCGCGGCCCGCGCCCGGCGGCACGGGCGTCCCGCACCGCGCGGCCACCGCCGCGCGCACCGAGGTCGTCTGGGACGTCCTGCGCGGCGCGCTGGCGCGGCTGGCGCCCGACGGCGGCCAGAACGCCGACGGCGCCGGCACCGCGCTGGACATCGTCGACGCCGGCGGGGGCACCGGCGGCGCGGCCGTGCCGCTCGCGGCGCTGGGCCACCGCGTCACCGTGGTCGACCCCAGTCCCGACTCCCTGGCCGCGCTGGAGCGGCGCGCCGCCGAGGCCGGGGTGCGGGTGCGCGCCCTCCAGGGCGAGACCGGCGACCTCGCCGGCCTGCTGCCGCCCGAGCACGCCCACCTGGTGCTGGTGCACAACGTGCTGGAGTACGTCGAGGACCCGGCGGTGGCCCTCGCCGAGGTCGCCGCGCTCACCCGCCCCGGCGGCGCCGTGAGCGTGCTGGCCACCAACGCCGTCGCCGGCGTGCTGCACCGCGCCCTGGGCGGCCACCTCGCCGAGGCCCGCCGCCTCCTGGGCGACCCCGAGGGCCGGTGGGGGGCCAACGACCCCATGCCGCGCCGCTTCACCGCCGACCAGCTCGTGGCGCTGGCCGAGCACGCCGGTCTGGCCGACACCGCCATCCGCGGCGTCCGGGTGTTCGCCGACCTGCTGCCGGGCCGCGTCATCGACGGCGACACCCAGATCGGCGCGGACCTGGTGGAGCTGGAGCGGGCCGCCGCCGAGCACCCGGCGCTGTCGGGCATCGCCA
- the nusB gene encoding transcription antitermination factor NusB, translating into MSGGARRKARRRAVEVLYEAELRGVTVEQVVERRRAQPEPPINEFTEHLAFAVNERRERIDELLDRYAIGWTLERMPVVDRNILRMGAYELLWADDIPDGVAISEAVAVAKELSTDESPAFINGLLSRLMENKAELAL; encoded by the coding sequence GTGAGCGGCGGCGCGCGGCGCAAGGCGCGCAGACGCGCCGTCGAGGTCCTGTACGAGGCCGAGCTCCGCGGGGTCACCGTCGAACAGGTCGTCGAGCGCCGCCGCGCCCAGCCCGAGCCGCCTATCAACGAGTTCACCGAGCACCTGGCCTTCGCCGTCAACGAGCGCCGCGAGCGCATCGACGAACTGCTCGACCGCTACGCCATCGGGTGGACCCTGGAGCGGATGCCGGTCGTCGACCGCAACATCCTGCGGATGGGCGCCTACGAGCTGCTGTGGGCCGACGACATCCCCGACGGTGTCGCGATCTCCGAGGCCGTCGCGGTCGCCAAGGAGCTGTCCACCGACGAGTCGCCGGCCTTCATCAACGGCCTGCTGTCGCGGCTGATGGAGAACAAGGCCGAGCTGGCGCTGTAG
- the efp gene encoding elongation factor P yields the protein MATTNDLKNGTTLKLDGGELWNVVEFQHVKPGKGGAFVRTKLKNVTSGKVVDKTFNAGAKVEFANVDRREMQYLYSDGDSYIFMDTQTYDQLSVPSQVVGKNADYLLESAMVTVAVNDGNPLYIELPAAVEVEISQTDPGVQGDRSTGGTKPATIETGATIQVPLFITTGERVKVDTRTGDYLGRVN from the coding sequence GTGGCCACGACGAACGACCTCAAAAACGGCACGACCCTGAAGCTCGACGGCGGTGAACTCTGGAACGTCGTGGAGTTCCAGCACGTCAAGCCCGGCAAGGGCGGCGCGTTCGTCCGCACCAAGCTGAAGAACGTCACCTCGGGCAAGGTCGTCGACAAGACCTTCAACGCCGGCGCCAAGGTCGAGTTCGCCAACGTCGACCGCCGCGAGATGCAGTACCTCTACTCCGACGGCGACTCCTACATCTTCATGGACACCCAGACCTACGACCAGCTCTCCGTGCCCAGCCAGGTCGTCGGCAAGAACGCCGACTACCTGCTGGAGTCGGCCATGGTCACGGTCGCGGTGAACGACGGCAACCCGCTCTACATCGAGCTGCCCGCCGCCGTCGAGGTCGAGATCTCCCAGACCGACCCCGGTGTCCAGGGCGACCGCTCCACCGGCGGCACCAAGCCCGCCACCATCGAGACCGGCGCCACCATCCAGGTCCCGCTGTTCATCACCACCGGCGAGCGCGTCAAGGTCGACACCCGCACCGGCGACTACCTCGGCCGCGTCAACTGA
- the aroB gene encoding 3-dehydroquinate synthase, with protein sequence MTATRIGVGGTSAPYDVVVGTGVFAELPDLVGGRAEQVAVIHPEHLGELARPALGALEAAGYTAHALPVPDGEAAKTAEVAASLWARLGQAGFTRTDAVVGVGGGAVTDLAGFVAATWLRGVRAVLVPTTLLGMVDAAVGGKTGINTAEGKNLVGAFHPPAGVLCDLATLPSLPTADYIGGLAEIIKAGFIADPAILDLVEADPEGATRPEGRHTRELIERAIAVKAEVVSSDLRESGRREILNYGHTLGHAIERAENYTFRHGYAVAIGMVFAAELARLDGRIDSALVRRHRDILAAVGLPTGYAAAAWPGLHEAMRVDKKARGATLRFIVLDSLAAPAVLTGPSADLLGAAYAAIST encoded by the coding sequence GTGACCGCCACCCGCATCGGTGTGGGCGGCACCTCCGCCCCCTACGACGTTGTGGTGGGCACCGGCGTGTTCGCCGAACTGCCCGACCTCGTCGGCGGGCGCGCCGAGCAGGTGGCCGTGATCCACCCCGAGCACCTGGGCGAACTCGCCCGGCCCGCGCTGGGCGCGCTGGAGGCCGCCGGCTACACCGCGCACGCCCTGCCCGTGCCCGACGGCGAGGCCGCCAAGACCGCCGAGGTCGCCGCGTCGCTGTGGGCGCGCCTGGGCCAGGCCGGGTTCACCCGCACCGACGCCGTGGTGGGCGTGGGCGGCGGCGCCGTCACCGACCTCGCCGGGTTCGTCGCCGCCACCTGGCTGCGCGGCGTGCGCGCCGTGCTGGTGCCCACCACCCTGCTGGGCATGGTCGACGCCGCGGTGGGCGGCAAGACCGGCATCAACACCGCCGAGGGCAAGAACCTGGTCGGCGCCTTCCACCCGCCCGCCGGCGTGCTGTGCGACCTCGCCACCCTGCCCAGCCTGCCCACCGCCGACTACATCGGCGGCCTGGCCGAGATCATCAAGGCCGGGTTCATCGCCGACCCCGCCATCCTCGACCTCGTCGAGGCCGACCCCGAGGGCGCCACCCGGCCCGAGGGCCGCCACACCCGCGAACTGATCGAGCGCGCCATCGCCGTCAAGGCCGAGGTGGTCTCCTCCGACCTGCGCGAAAGCGGGCGCCGCGAGATCCTCAACTACGGGCACACCCTGGGCCACGCCATCGAGCGCGCCGAGAACTACACCTTCCGGCACGGCTACGCGGTGGCCATCGGCATGGTCTTCGCCGCCGAACTCGCCCGCCTGGACGGCCGCATCGACTCCGCCCTCGTCCGGCGCCACCGCGACATCCTGGCCGCGGTCGGGCTGCCCACCGGCTACGCCGCCGCGGCCTGGCCCGGCCTGCACGAGGCCATGCGCGTCGACAAGAAGGCCCGCGGCGCCACGCTGCGGTTCATCGTGCTCGACTCCCTGGCCGCGCCGGCGGTGCTCACCGGCCCCTCCGCCGACCTGCTCGGCGCCGCCTACGCCGCCATCAGCACCTGA
- a CDS encoding shikimate kinase, whose translation MSTPVAVLIGSPGAGKTTVGRALADRIGVDLLDTDLEIEARAGKPVADIFIEDGEPAFRALERAVVAEALSGWPGVVSVGGGAVLDPGTAAALRDHHVVYLQVEFADAAKRVGLDTPRPLLAGNPRAKLKRLLEERLPVYEGLASVTVPTSGYHPEEIVDVIVAGLPERRERAL comes from the coding sequence ATGAGCACACCGGTCGCGGTCCTGATCGGCTCGCCCGGTGCCGGCAAGACCACCGTGGGCCGCGCCCTGGCCGACCGGATCGGCGTCGACCTGCTCGACACCGACCTGGAGATCGAGGCGCGCGCCGGCAAGCCCGTCGCCGACATCTTCATCGAGGACGGCGAACCCGCCTTCCGCGCCCTGGAGCGCGCGGTCGTGGCCGAGGCCCTGTCCGGCTGGCCCGGCGTGGTCTCGGTGGGCGGCGGCGCCGTTCTCGACCCCGGCACCGCCGCCGCGCTCCGGGACCACCACGTGGTCTACCTGCAGGTGGAGTTCGCCGACGCCGCCAAGCGCGTCGGCCTGGACACCCCCCGCCCGCTGCTGGCCGGCAACCCCCGCGCCAAGCTCAAGCGCCTGCTGGAGGAGCGCCTGCCCGTCTACGAGGGGCTGGCCAGCGTCACCGTGCCCACCAGCGGCTACCACCCCGAGGAGATCGTGGACGTGATCGTCGCCGGACTTCCCGAGCGCCGCGAGCGCGCGCTGTGA
- the aroC gene encoding chorismate synthase, with protein MMRWLTAGESHGPALVAILEGLPAGVAVTSDDIAAALVRRRAGYGRGARMKFEQDRVTLVGGIRHGRTLGGPVAVEVANSEWPKWEKVMAADPVPPEELADAARNAPLTRPRPGHADLVGMQKYGFAEARPVLERASARETAARVAIGEVARLFCRQALGIEILSHVVSMGEISVPDTVLPGPGDLPAVDADPVRCFDPETSARMVAEVDDTKKAGDTLGGVVEVLAYGLPPGLGSHVHWDRRLDSRLAGALMGIQAIKGVEVGDGFRTAARRGSAAHDEIEPGADGVRRRSNRAGGVEGGMTTGEPLRVRAAMKPIATVPRALDTVDVATGEPAQAHHQRSDVTAVPAAGVVAEAMVALVLAEAVVEKFGGDSLAETARNARAYLDTLEIR; from the coding sequence ATGATGCGCTGGCTGACCGCAGGGGAGTCCCACGGCCCGGCACTCGTCGCGATCCTGGAGGGCCTTCCGGCCGGCGTCGCCGTCACCTCGGACGACATCGCCGCCGCGCTGGTCCGCAGGCGCGCGGGCTACGGCCGGGGCGCCCGGATGAAGTTCGAGCAGGACAGGGTGACCCTGGTCGGGGGCATCCGCCACGGCCGCACCCTGGGCGGCCCGGTGGCCGTCGAGGTCGCCAACTCCGAGTGGCCCAAGTGGGAGAAGGTCATGGCGGCCGACCCCGTCCCGCCCGAGGAACTGGCCGACGCCGCCCGCAACGCCCCGCTCACCCGCCCCCGCCCCGGCCACGCCGACCTCGTCGGCATGCAGAAGTACGGCTTCGCCGAGGCCCGGCCGGTGCTGGAGCGCGCCAGCGCCCGCGAGACCGCCGCCCGCGTGGCCATCGGCGAGGTCGCCCGGCTGTTCTGCCGCCAGGCCCTGGGCATCGAGATCCTCAGCCACGTGGTGTCCATGGGCGAGATCAGCGTGCCCGACACCGTCCTGCCCGGCCCCGGCGACCTCCCCGCCGTCGACGCCGACCCCGTCCGCTGCTTCGACCCCGAGACCAGCGCGCGCATGGTCGCCGAGGTCGACGACACCAAGAAGGCCGGCGACACCCTCGGCGGCGTCGTCGAGGTGCTGGCCTACGGCCTGCCGCCCGGCCTGGGCAGCCACGTCCACTGGGACCGCCGGCTCGACTCCCGCCTGGCCGGCGCCCTCATGGGCATCCAGGCCATCAAGGGCGTCGAGGTCGGCGACGGCTTCCGCACCGCCGCCCGCCGCGGCTCCGCCGCCCACGACGAGATCGAGCCCGGCGCCGACGGCGTGCGCCGCCGCAGCAACCGCGCCGGCGGCGTCGAGGGCGGCATGACCACCGGCGAGCCCCTGCGGGTGCGCGCGGCCATGAAGCCCATCGCCACCGTGCCGCGCGCGCTGGACACCGTCGACGTCGCCACCGGCGAACCCGCCCAGGCCCACCACCAGCGCAGCGACGTCACCGCGGTGCCCGCCGCCGGCGTGGTCGCCGAGGCCATGGTCGCCCTCGTCCTGGCCGAGGCCGTGGTCGAGAAGTTCGGCGGCGACTCCCTGGCCGAGACCGCCCGCAACGCCCGCGCCTACCTCGATACGCTGGAGATCCGCTAG
- a CDS encoding prepilin peptidase: MPALPALLPGAAALPGAAPAVPLTGLGPADLLLAAALAALGAVAGAAGARVVPLFARHDPGPADDTPPPPPTCPHCARPVPFHRLLPVPRGGAVALRGRCPSCAARLAAPPGLSAATAVLFAAAGLSLGVEGAARAPLWLAALLLFAALGALLSAVDIRVHRLPNALVLAAYPAAVALVAGAALLAPLTDPAAGPGPLDPAGLVGPLGGMAALSAFYWLLWFVHPAGMGWGDVKLAGLVGLHLGWLGFGAVFSGTFVAFLGSAAYGLALILLGRATRRTQIPFGPFMIGGALAVLLVGDPSGLLF, encoded by the coding sequence ATGCCCGCCTTGCCCGCCCTCCTCCCCGGCGCCGCCGCCCTGCCGGGTGCCGCCCCCGCCGTGCCCCTGACCGGTCTCGGCCCCGCCGACCTGCTCCTGGCCGCCGCCCTGGCGGCCCTGGGCGCGGTGGCGGGCGCCGCCGGCGCGCGCGTGGTGCCGCTGTTCGCCCGCCACGACCCCGGACCCGCCGACGACACGCCCCCGCCGCCGCCCACCTGCCCGCACTGCGCCCGCCCCGTGCCCTTCCACCGGCTGCTGCCCGTGCCCCGGGGCGGCGCGGTCGCGCTGCGCGGGCGCTGCCCCTCCTGCGCGGCCCGCCTCGCGGCGCCGCCCGGCCTGAGCGCCGCCACCGCCGTGCTGTTCGCGGCGGCGGGCCTGAGCCTGGGGGTCGAGGGGGCCGCCCGCGCGCCCCTCTGGCTCGCCGCCCTGCTGCTCTTCGCCGCCCTGGGCGCGCTGCTCAGCGCCGTGGACATCCGCGTCCACCGGCTGCCCAACGCCCTGGTCCTGGCCGCCTACCCCGCGGCCGTGGCCCTGGTGGCCGGGGCGGCCCTGCTGGCGCCCCTCACCGACCCCGCCGCCGGGCCCGGGCCGCTCGACCCCGCCGGGCTGGTGGGGCCGCTGGGCGGCATGGCCGCGCTAAGCGCCTTCTACTGGCTGCTGTGGTTCGTCCACCCGGCCGGCATGGGCTGGGGCGACGTCAAGCTCGCCGGGCTGGTCGGCCTGCACCTGGGCTGGCTGGGGTTCGGCGCCGTGTTCTCCGGCACCTTCGTCGCGTTCCTGGGGTCGGCCGCCTACGGGTTGGCGCTCATCCTGCTCGGCCGCGCCACGCGCCGCACCCAGATCCCCTTCGGGCCGTTCATGATCGGCGGCGCGCTGGCCGTCCTGCTCGTCGGCGACCCCTCCGGCCTGCTGTTCTGA
- a CDS encoding SseB family protein, translated as MTRPSIFGAQRFRDDDGSADPELASRLAAYSQGEAGDRQVLAALGASRLLVPVVAVAGEVERDAAGRTREKTSDIALPLMIGKDGRRGVLAFTSVAAARAWREDARPVPVTAVEACQAALEEDADAVVVDVAGPVTYAVQGRFLTTLAEHGTVPAPKEDPQVLAVIYRVTHNEFGIGRVRVHDSERADIGIRLELDRRDDESLRRVAERLSAQLAPMLPGGVELSAVVRASRGD; from the coding sequence GTGACCCGCCCCAGCATCTTCGGCGCGCAGCGCTTTCGCGACGACGACGGATCCGCCGACCCCGAACTCGCCTCCCGCCTCGCCGCCTACTCCCAGGGCGAGGCCGGCGACCGCCAGGTGCTGGCCGCCCTCGGCGCCTCCCGCCTGCTGGTCCCCGTCGTGGCCGTCGCCGGCGAGGTCGAGCGCGACGCCGCCGGGCGCACCCGCGAGAAGACCAGCGACATCGCGCTGCCGCTGATGATCGGCAAGGACGGCCGCCGGGGCGTGCTCGCCTTCACCAGCGTCGCCGCCGCCCGCGCCTGGCGCGAGGACGCCCGCCCGGTGCCGGTCACCGCCGTCGAGGCGTGCCAGGCCGCCCTGGAGGAGGACGCCGACGCCGTCGTGGTCGACGTCGCCGGGCCCGTCACCTACGCCGTCCAGGGCCGGTTCCTCACCACCCTGGCCGAGCACGGCACCGTGCCCGCGCCCAAGGAGGACCCCCAGGTCCTCGCCGTCATCTACCGCGTCACCCACAACGAGTTCGGCATCGGCCGGGTGCGCGTCCACGACTCCGAGCGCGCCGACATCGGCATCCGCCTGGAGCTGGACCGGCGCGACGACGAGTCGCTGCGCCGCGTCGCCGAGCGCCTGTCCGCCCAGCTCGCCCCGATGCTGCCCGGGGGCGTCGAGTTGAGCGCCGTCGTGCGCGCCAGCCGCGGCGACTGA
- a CDS encoding YceI family protein, giving the protein MAEQHLKPGTWRIDTAHSVIGFSVRHMMVSRVRGRFESFDAVLTVPENPMESSVRATIDAASLNTDNADRDNHVRSADFFDVANHPQWTFTSTGIGTQGEDFLLRGDLTVKGTTRPVELRLEYNGVTLDTYGLTRAGFHAETEISRREFGVDIEMPMDGGGVVVADRIKIDIDAEFTHQGE; this is encoded by the coding sequence ATGGCCGAACAGCACCTCAAGCCCGGTACCTGGCGGATCGACACCGCCCACTCCGTGATCGGGTTCTCGGTGCGGCACATGATGGTCAGCCGCGTCCGGGGGCGCTTCGAGTCCTTCGACGCCGTGCTCACCGTGCCCGAGAACCCCATGGAGTCCTCGGTGCGCGCCACGATCGACGCCGCCTCACTCAACACCGACAACGCCGACCGCGACAACCACGTGCGCTCCGCCGACTTCTTCGACGTCGCCAACCACCCGCAGTGGACCTTCACCTCCACCGGGATCGGCACCCAGGGCGAGGACTTCCTGCTGCGCGGCGACCTCACCGTCAAGGGCACCACCCGCCCCGTCGAACTCCGCCTGGAGTACAACGGCGTCACCCTGGACACCTACGGCCTCACCCGCGCCGGGTTCCACGCCGAGACCGAGATCAGTCGCAGGGAGTTCGGCGTCGACATCGAGATGCCCATGGACGGCGGCGGGGTGGTGGTGGCCGACCGCATCAAGATCGACATCGACGCGGAGTTCACCCACCAGGGCGAGTGA
- a CDS encoding DUF2470 domain-containing protein, with amino-acid sequence MEPDPVPPATPFTAEVVRAVTAHMNGDHPRETLLICRALGGLPRAESARMVGLDAEGGDYRAVVDGAEVAVRIPWSQPLRERAQVRAEVVRMYREACGLLGVSPGAGPGRH; translated from the coding sequence ATGGAGCCCGATCCCGTCCCGCCCGCCACGCCGTTCACGGCCGAGGTCGTCCGCGCGGTCACCGCCCACATGAACGGCGACCACCCCCGCGAGACCCTGCTCATCTGCCGGGCGCTCGGCGGGCTGCCGCGCGCGGAGTCGGCGCGCATGGTCGGGCTCGACGCCGAGGGCGGCGACTACCGCGCGGTGGTCGACGGCGCCGAGGTCGCGGTGCGCATCCCCTGGTCGCAGCCGCTGCGCGAACGCGCCCAGGTCCGCGCCGAGGTGGTGCGCATGTACCGGGAGGCGTGCGGCCTCCTGGGTGTCTCCCCCGGTGCCGGCCCCGGCCGGCACTGA
- a CDS encoding protein kinase domain-containing protein — MVHPESSDSDAPTRKVEPVAATTRLDPRRARTRWVTRILNPGGARPGPASDEAAAPDDPTRHGPPGGAGGATRVLRAATRTLRRPARPGAAGPSGAAGPSSAGPAPWWRRLLAPLVSWFPRLIARVVVGPAGEIDYAVPAQLRRDYRVLGHIGAGGEAVVYLAEPAGAEPGGAAPARVALKVYRPGHDVNRELLDRLRARGAADPHTPAIHGYGRARSAWGEDVAWEAQEYFAEGSLRTVLEKGPVEDARARAIVRAVAECLHHWQETLQHNHTDVKPENLLIRSLDPPVFALTDFGGAVRATMSRVYGGLAITEAYAAPEVIEGRREAPAAWWSLGIMVHELVTGRRPERGESWLTARTTEIDVSAIADESWRLLARGLLTPAPSARWGYAEVTQWLAGERPQIVTPHSHAPIRFADVSHDDPPSLAFDLLDRWDRGEVWLRTHWPTLRTWLDREVNDYTFDRSYLTDLDAHPERVHLAISALAARYVPGMPPRYRGLEVSAEGVLALAQGDRSRHGVLREALELGALNLAARHWCGHPGCRAEGSGRCALLEHVQHEAPLIVRQVEATVAHLAAGPAGAAGAADLPEHAWDGAWAQAVELVLDPEARGRARRLLRAQSWHPRHRSPAPLVDWWREQRDTGLGRRSTETATHAALVTANLLLPVAVRMGEVQRERDRQDSRSRRRDRWAAVSGAAADRWERVRERLNAGVPGPHDATRPGAPPGPWGAGPYGAPLSEADRARARRREETERRRVDRGMQQIERAMGAGRARRFAYPAAAAGLVDGLGRALRADGFYPDPGGPFAGAYEGMVEFTGLPLVSAVADAAGAVVGLLPGAVAEQWWPPVVLAAVLLVLGRTAAGKARARTRLMAYRLAAAGSVLMLIVALSTGLLTLAAGVLIPLYNVFG, encoded by the coding sequence ATGGTCCACCCCGAGTCCTCGGATTCCGACGCTCCCACCCGCAAAGTCGAGCCGGTCGCCGCAACCACCCGGCTCGACCCCCGGCGCGCCCGCACCCGCTGGGTCACCCGCATCCTCAACCCCGGAGGCGCCCGCCCCGGGCCGGCCTCCGACGAAGCCGCCGCGCCCGACGATCCCACGCGCCACGGCCCCCCCGGCGGAGCCGGGGGCGCCACCCGGGTGCTGCGCGCCGCCACCCGCACGTTGCGCCGCCCCGCGCGGCCCGGCGCGGCGGGGCCCTCCGGCGCGGCCGGCCCCTCCTCCGCCGGCCCGGCGCCGTGGTGGCGGCGGCTCCTCGCGCCGCTGGTGTCGTGGTTCCCCCGGCTGATCGCGCGCGTGGTGGTGGGGCCGGCCGGCGAGATCGACTACGCGGTGCCCGCCCAGCTCCGCCGCGACTACCGCGTGCTGGGCCACATCGGCGCCGGCGGCGAGGCAGTGGTCTACCTGGCCGAACCGGCCGGCGCCGAACCCGGGGGCGCGGCGCCCGCCCGCGTGGCGCTGAAGGTCTACCGGCCCGGGCACGACGTCAACCGCGAACTGCTGGACCGGCTGCGCGCCCGCGGGGCCGCCGACCCCCACACCCCCGCCATCCACGGCTACGGGCGGGCGCGCAGCGCCTGGGGCGAGGACGTCGCCTGGGAGGCCCAGGAGTACTTCGCCGAGGGGTCGCTGCGCACGGTCCTGGAGAAGGGGCCGGTCGAGGACGCCCGCGCCCGCGCGATCGTGCGGGCGGTGGCCGAGTGCCTGCACCACTGGCAGGAGACCCTCCAGCACAACCACACCGACGTCAAGCCCGAGAACCTGCTGATCCGCTCGCTGGACCCGCCGGTCTTCGCGCTCACCGACTTCGGCGGCGCCGTGCGCGCCACCATGAGCCGCGTCTACGGCGGCCTGGCCATCACCGAGGCCTACGCCGCGCCCGAGGTGATCGAGGGCCGGCGCGAGGCGCCCGCCGCCTGGTGGTCGCTGGGCATCATGGTGCACGAACTGGTGACCGGGCGCCGTCCCGAGCGCGGCGAGAGCTGGCTGACCGCGCGCACCACCGAGATCGACGTGTCGGCCATCGCCGACGAGTCCTGGCGGCTGCTGGCCCGGGGCCTGCTCACCCCGGCGCCCTCGGCGCGCTGGGGCTACGCCGAGGTCACCCAGTGGCTGGCCGGCGAGCGCCCGCAGATCGTCACGCCGCACAGCCACGCGCCCATCCGCTTCGCCGACGTCTCCCACGACGACCCGCCGAGCCTGGCGTTCGACCTGCTGGACCGCTGGGACCGCGGCGAGGTCTGGCTGCGCACCCACTGGCCCACCCTGCGCACCTGGCTGGACCGCGAGGTCAACGACTACACGTTCGACCGGAGCTACCTCACCGACCTGGACGCCCACCCCGAGCGGGTGCACCTGGCCATCAGCGCGCTGGCCGCGCGCTACGTGCCGGGCATGCCGCCCCGGTACCGGGGGCTGGAGGTCAGTGCCGAGGGCGTGCTCGCCCTCGCCCAGGGCGACCGCAGCCGGCACGGCGTGCTGCGCGAGGCGCTGGAGCTGGGCGCGCTGAACCTGGCCGCGCGGCACTGGTGCGGGCACCCGGGCTGCCGGGCCGAGGGGTCGGGGCGGTGCGCGCTGCTGGAGCACGTCCAGCACGAGGCCCCGCTCATCGTGCGCCAGGTCGAGGCCACGGTGGCCCACCTGGCGGCCGGCCCGGCGGGCGCCGCCGGGGCCGCCGACCTGCCCGAGCACGCCTGGGACGGCGCCTGGGCGCAGGCCGTCGAACTCGTCTTGGACCCCGAGGCACGCGGGCGGGCGCGGCGCCTGCTGCGCGCCCAGTCCTGGCACCCGCGCCACCGCAGCCCCGCGCCGCTGGTGGACTGGTGGCGCGAGCAGCGCGACACCGGGCTGGGCCGCCGCTCCACCGAGACCGCCACCCACGCGGCGCTGGTGACGGCCAACCTGCTGCTCCCGGTCGCGGTGCGGATGGGCGAGGTCCAGCGCGAGCGCGACCGGCAGGACAGCCGCTCGCGGCGCCGCGACCGCTGGGCCGCGGTGTCGGGCGCGGCGGCCGACCGCTGGGAGCGGGTGCGCGAGCGGCTCAACGCCGGGGTGCCCGGACCGCACGATGCCACCAGGCCCGGCGCACCGCCCGGCCCGTGGGGGGCCGGGCCCTACGGGGCGCCGCTGAGCGAGGCCGACCGCGCCCGCGCCCGCCGCCGCGAGGAGACCGAGCGGCGCCGGGTGGACCGGGGCATGCAGCAGATCGAGCGCGCCATGGGCGCGGGGCGCGCCCGCCGCTTCGCCTACCCGGCCGCCGCGGCGGGGCTGGTCGACGGGCTGGGCCGGGCGCTGCGCGCCGACGGCTTCTACCCCGACCCCGGCGGCCCGTTCGCGGGCGCCTACGAGGGCATGGTGGAGTTCACCGGGCTGCCGCTGGTCTCGGCGGTGGCCGACGCCGCCGGCGCCGTGGTGGGCCTGCTGCCCGGGGCCGTGGCGGAGCAGTGGTGGCCGCCGGTGGTGCTGGCCGCGGTGCTGCTGGTCCTGGGCCGCACGGCGGCGGGCAAGGCGCGCGCCCGGACCCGGCTGATGGCCTACCGCCTGGCGGCGGCAGGGTCGGTGCTGATGCTCATCGTGGCGCTGTCCACGGGCCTGCTGACCCTGGCGGCCGGCGTGCTCATCCCGCTCTACAACGTCTTCGGCTGA